GGAGTTTGTCCAGACGCGCGGGCGTTCGCGCTCCAATAAAGCCATGCTCGATCGTCGTAATCTTAAAGGGATGGTGAAAGCCCTTAAATCAGGCGAGGCCGTGTGGTTTGCGCCGGATCAGGATTACGGCCCTAAAGGCAGTTCGTTTGCACCATTTTTTGCCGTTCAGCAAGCTGCAACAACTAACGGAACGCACACTATTGCCCGTCTGGCCAAACCAGCCATTCTGACTATTGTACTGATCCGCAAGGCAGATGGTACCGGCTATCAATTGGTTATCGAGCCGGAGTTTTGTGACTACCCGCTTGATGATGAGCAGGCCGCCGCAGAATACATGAACCGCAAAATCGAACACGAAATCATGCGTGCTCCAGAGCAGTATCTTTGGCTGCATCGCCGCTTTAAAACCCGGCCAATGGGTAAACCTAAACTTTACACGGTCTAGCGCAAAAACAGGCATGTGTTACGCTCTCTCTTTCCTCGTTTTAGTGAGAGAGCTTAAACATGCCTGCTCAACGTGTATTGATGGTTATTGATATGCAAAATGGGGTTTTTGAAACCCCTCGTATTAATCGAGAATCCTGCACCACGCGTATTAACCAACTGATCAACGCCGCCGATATAGTCATTTTCATTCAGCACACAGAACCAGGGCTTGAGCAGGGAAGTGCGGCGTTCGATCTGTTGCCCGAATTGCTCCGACCTGCTGATGCGCTTTATGTCAGCAAAACAGCCTGCGATGCATTTTATCGCACTGAACTTGAGGATGTTCTCAAGCGCCATCAGATACGCGAATTTGTGGTGTGCGGTTGCGCGACGGATTACTGCGTGGACGCCACGATTAAAAACGGGGCCAGTCGTGGCTATGCCATAACTGTCGCTGCTGATGCTCATACCACAGCTAATCGTCCGGCTGCATTGGCTGAAGTGTTGATCGCCCATCACAATGATGTCTGGCGCAATCTTACGATTCCGGGAAATACCTTGTTGGTAAAACCTACACAAAAAATTCTCGAAGAGTGGTAAATAATCAGCCTTACACCTCTTGATACAACATTCAGTGAGCCTTATTGTGCCGGGATAGTTATAACAACAGAAGTTATAACAAGAAGAGTGTGTTTTCAGGAGTGTTGTAATGTTTAAATCGTTTTTCCCACGCCCGACAGCGTTTTTCCTGTCGGCTTTTATTTGGGCGATGATAGCCGTTATCTTCTGGCAGGCCGGCGGAGGTAATTGGCTTGAGCATTTGGTCGGTGCTACCGGAGAGTTCCCCATAAGTGCTGCTCGCTTCTGGTCGCTAAAATCTCTGGTTTTCTATGCATTTTACGGTTTTTGTGTCGCCATCTTTGCCAGTTTCTGGTTTATCTACAGCCCACATCGTTGGCAAAATTGGTCAATACTCGGTTCCGCACTAATTATATTTGTCACTTGGTTTTTGGTGGAAGTCGGGGTGGCAATTAACGCCTGGTATGCACCATTTTTTGACTTAATTCAGACCGCGTTGAGCTCTCCGCATAAAGTGACAATTCATCAGTTCTACAGGGAAACAGCGGTGTTCCTCGGTATTGCGCTTATTGCTGTCGTCGTGTCAGTACTTAATAGCTTTTTTATCAGCCACTATGTTTTCCGTTGGCGTAATGCGATGAATGATTACTACATGGAAAACTGGCAGATGCTGCGTCATATCGAAGGTGCCGCGCAACGTGTGCAAGAAGACACCATGCGGTTTGCGCAGACGCTCGAAGACATGGGGGTAACCCTGCTACAGTCAGTGATGACCCTCATTGCTTTTCTTCCGATACTGGTTGCTCTTTCTCCACATGTCAAAGAACTGCCTATCGTTGGGCAGATTCCTTACGGTCTGGTGATTGCCGCGATTATTTGGTCGTTGATGGGGACAGGGTTGTTGGCAGCGGTGGGGATCAAACTTCCGGGTCTGCAATTTAATAATCAGAAAGTGGAAGCAGCCTACCGTAAAGAGCTGGTCTATGGTGAAGATGATGCTGCACGTGCCACGCCGCTAACAGTAAAACAATTATTTGATGCTGTGCGTCGCAATTATTTCCGCCTTTATTTTCACTACACCTATTTCAATATTGCCCGTGTTCTTTATCTGCAGATCGATAATATCTTTGGTTTATTCCTGCTTTTCCCATCGATTGCCGCAGGTGTCATTACTCTGGGTTTGATGAACCAAATAACTAACGCATTTAGCCAGGTTCGCGGTTCGTTCCAGTACCTGATTAGCTCATGGACAACGCTTGTTGAACTGATGTCTATCTACAAACGTCTGCGTAGCTTTGAGCGCACATTACAAGATATTCCTGTGGAAGCGGCAGGTGAGTCGGCCTAAAAAGCAAAATCTGGCGGGGCGACCCGCCAGATTGATTTAATGCCCTGCAGCCGGAGCGCCAGGCGCACCTGAACGGACAAACGGCGGGCGAGCAAACCAGATAATCACGATCAATCCCATAAACCCCCACCCCAGAATCCAGAAGTAATCAATGGTCGACATCATATAAGCCTGCTGCTCAATCGTTTTGTCGACAACCGCCAGATGCTGCTGTGTTACGCCTCCCATCTTATCCAGATAGTCTACGGCTGAAGGGTTATAAATCGACACGCTCTCGGTCAGATTGGCATGGTGAAAAACTTCCCGGCGCGACCAAATCCACGTAGTAAGCGATGATGCAAATGAACCGCCCAGCACGCGGAAGAATGTTGCCAAACCTGAGCCTTCCGCCACTTCCGCCCCGTTAAGATTCGACAGAACAATGGTCGTAATTGGCATAAAGAAGAATGCCACGCCAATCCCCATAAACAGCTGTACTTCTGCAATCGTGCGGAAATCCACATCGGTATTAAACTGCGCACGAATGAGACACGAAGAACCCATGGTCAAGAACGACAGCGAGGCCAGAATACGCAGGTCGAACTGAGTGGCGTAACGCCCGATAATCGGCGTCATAACCAGCGGTAACACACCCATTGGCGCCGCGGCAAGCCCGGCCCAAATTGCGGTATAACCCATCTGGGTTTGCAGCCACTGCGGCAAAATGATGTTGATAGCGAAAAATGCCGCGTAGCCCAGCGTAAGTGAGAGTGTGCCAATAGCAAAGTTGCGGTCTTTGAACAGACGCAGATTAACAATCGGATGGCGCTCCCCCAGCTCCCATATCACAAACGATACCAGTGAGATCGCCGAAATGACCGACATAATAATAATATGCGGCGAAGCGAACCAGTCGAGGTCGTTCCCCTTATCCAACACAACTTGCAACAGCCCAACGCCAAGTACTAAGAGCGCAATGCCGATATAGTCGATTGGCGCATGAGTGGTGGTTTCTTCGCGCGCGCGTAACTGCGTCCAGACGACGATCGAGGCAAATATCCCGATCGGCACGTTAATGTAGAAAATCCACGGCCAGGAATAGTTATCGGTAATCCAACCGCCTGTAATCGGCCCGACAATAGGCGCAACCACGGTAACCATCGACAGCAGCGCCAGCGCCATACTTCGCTTACTGGAGGGGAAAATCACCAGCAGCAGCGTCTGGCACATCGGGAACATCGGCCCGGCGAAAAACCCCTGCAGCGCACGGAAGATGATCAGCTCAGTCATACTGTGGGCGAACCCACACAGGAACGAGGTGAGGGTGAACATCATTACCGAGCCAATAAACAGTTTTAGCTGCCCAAAGCGTCGGGTAAACCAGCCGGTAAGCGGGAGGGCAATGGCGTTACACACCGCAAATGAGGTGATAACCCACGTCCCCTGATCCGCGCTGACGCCCAGATTACCGGCGATAGTCGGCAGCGCAACGTTCGCAATGGTGGAATCCAGCACCTGCATAAAAGTCGCCAGCGACAGCGCGAGCACCGCCAGCCACATATTGGGAGGCGTAAATGCGGCTTTATCTTGCATAACGTCTCTCTTAATGGGCGCGGGAAGCTACCGCATTGCTGTTGTCATGAAGAATTTGTGCCACCAGTTTGTCTGCGGCCTCAAGCGAATCCTGATAGACATCGGTCTTAAAGCGAGGTGCGCTAACGGTCTGCTGCGGCAACAAATGCCCATCGGTATTACGAATATCGACACGCGCATTCATAGACAGGCCAATGCGTAGCGGGTGCTTTTGCATATCGTGTGGATCGAGAGTAATGCGCACCGGTAAACGCTGAACAATTTTGATCCAGTTACCGCTGGCATTCTGCGCAGGCAAGAGTGAAAACGCGCTGCCGGTGCCGATACCCAGGCTCTCGATAGTACCGTGATACTCCACATCATCCCCGTAAAGATCGGCATTAAGCGTCACTTTCTGCCCAAGACGCATCGCTTTCAACTGACTTTCTTTGAAGTTTGCATCCACCCAAACTTCATTAAGCGGAACGATCGCCAGCAGCGTCGTACCGGACGTAACGCGCATGCCCAACTGAACCGCGCGTTTAGCCACATACCCACTCACTGGCGCAACAATGGTGGTGCGAGAATTATCAAGATAACGCTGGCGAAGCGTCGCCACGGCGGTTTTGATCTCCGGGTGGCTATCAATCACCGTGTCATCCACCATGGCAAGATTAGTGCGTAATGCTTGTTGAGCTGCGGCCAAATCGCTTTGCGCACTGGTGACCGCATCGCGGTAATGGGAGAGATCTTCAGCGGCAATCGCACCGGTTGAGAAAATTTTCTGGCGGCGAGCATAGTCATTTTGCGCGGTTTGCAGGGCAACCTGTTTTGCGGCGACCTGAGCGCGGTAGTTATCTGCCGTGCTATATAAACCGCGCACCTGGCGTACGGTATTCGCAAGGCTTGCTTCTGCTTGCTGAAGGGCAATTTGCGTATCGCTAGCATCAAGCAGAACCAGCGGCTGGCCTATCTCGACGAAATCCCCTTCGTCCGCCGTTACCTGAGTCACCGTGCCGCTGATTTGCGGCGTAAGCGCGACCTGGTTGCCGTTTACATAGGCGTCATCTGTTGATTCATAATATTGCGCATACAGGAAGTACCAAGCGAGGCAGCCTGCGGCCGCCAGCACAAGAACCAGTATAAAAATAATAAAATTACGTTTGCGCTTACTGGAACGCTGAACGTGTTGTTCTGGAGTGGTTTCCATCTTTTTACCTTTATACGGTGTTATTTATGTGGCGCAGTGAGTTCATCAGGCAGCATTTTGGTGATAAGAGCCACCAACTGCTGAGATTCTTCCTGCGTCAGTCGCTCGGTGAGCGAGCTAATAATTGAGGCCAGCGCTTCATTCTGAAAATGGTCACAAATGACCTGGCCCTTTTCGGTCAGAGCCAGAATCACCTGACGTTTATCTTGTGGATTGGGCTTACGAAGAATCAGCTCACGCTTGACCATACGATCAACCATACGGCTCATGGCCCCTGCGTCCATGGCCAGATTTTTGCTAATCACAACTGGGCTAGTGGTGCCTTTATAAATATTAATCAACACCTTAAATTGTGCTGCGGTAATGTCCATGCCGGAAAAGTAATGGCTGATAAGCTGATCTTTAAACTGGTTTGCGAGATGGATCAGCAAACCGAGATGAAATTTGTTGTCGATATTACCCGGGTTGTTGCTCATGATATTTGCCTGGTCAGTAATTACATTTGAAATTAATGACCAGGCAGTGAATTGTCAAGTTTATGTCAAGATAAGCGCACTATTTGTCAGCGAGCCGCGAGGTGTTCATCTATTTATAAGTCAATCTCTGATAAACGCGGGGCAAGGGAACTGTTATTGTTCTCTAAATCTTATAAAAACAATCACAACGGAACGTTATGACTACAGTGACTTTTAACAGGCAGCACGGATTCTTCGCACTGAGCCTGGCTGCCGTTTTTGTGCTTGCCGGGTGTACGACTAAAACGACGACTACGGCCCCCGAAAAAGCAAAAGCGGTGGATGTCGAAACGGTTGTAAAACAGAAAATCCCAGCCAGCGTGAAAGACAGAAATAGCTGGGCCAAAGATTTAGCGACCACATTTAAGAGCCAGAATATTGCCCCGAGCGAGGAAAATATCTGCTCGGTGCTGGCTGTCGCTCAGCAAGAATCCAACCTGGTTGCCGATCCCGCAGTGCCGAATCTGAACAAAATTGCCTGGAAAGAGATCGACCGACGCGCTGAAAAAATGCACATTCCGGTATTTTTAGTGCATACCGCGCTACTGATTAAATCGCCGAATGGCAAGAGCTACAGCGAGCGCCTGAATAACGTCAAAACCGAAGGGCAACTGAGTGCAATATTTGATGATTTTATTGATATGGTGCCGATGGGGCAGAAACTGTTCGGCAATCTGAACCCGGTCCATACCGGCGGGCCAATGCAGGTGAGCATCGCGTTTGCTGAACAGCATACCGATGGATACCCGTGGAAAATGGAAGGCACCGTACGCCAGGAAGTTTTCACCCGCCGCGGTGGATTGTGGTTTGGGACGTACCATCTGCTGAACTACCCGGCAAATTATACTCAGCCTTTGTATCGTTTTGCCGATTTCAACGCCGGTTGGTATGCCAGCCGCAATGCCGCATTCCAGAATGCGGTCAGCAAGGCAACGGGT
This genomic window from Buttiauxella gaviniae contains:
- a CDS encoding DHA2 family efflux MFS transporter permease subunit, whose product is MQDKAAFTPPNMWLAVLALSLATFMQVLDSTIANVALPTIAGNLGVSADQGTWVITSFAVCNAIALPLTGWFTRRFGQLKLFIGSVMMFTLTSFLCGFAHSMTELIIFRALQGFFAGPMFPMCQTLLLVIFPSSKRSMALALLSMVTVVAPIVGPITGGWITDNYSWPWIFYINVPIGIFASIVVWTQLRAREETTTHAPIDYIGIALLVLGVGLLQVVLDKGNDLDWFASPHIIIMSVISAISLVSFVIWELGERHPIVNLRLFKDRNFAIGTLSLTLGYAAFFAINIILPQWLQTQMGYTAIWAGLAAAPMGVLPLVMTPIIGRYATQFDLRILASLSFLTMGSSCLIRAQFNTDVDFRTIAEVQLFMGIGVAFFFMPITTIVLSNLNGAEVAEGSGLATFFRVLGGSFASSLTTWIWSRREVFHHANLTESVSIYNPSAVDYLDKMGGVTQQHLAVVDKTIEQQAYMMSTIDYFWILGWGFMGLIVIIWFARPPFVRSGAPGAPAAGH
- a CDS encoding efflux RND transporter periplasmic adaptor subunit, with the translated sequence METTPEQHVQRSSKRKRNFIIFILVLVLAAAGCLAWYFLYAQYYESTDDAYVNGNQVALTPQISGTVTQVTADEGDFVEIGQPLVLLDASDTQIALQQAEASLANTVRQVRGLYSTADNYRAQVAAKQVALQTAQNDYARRQKIFSTGAIAAEDLSHYRDAVTSAQSDLAAAQQALRTNLAMVDDTVIDSHPEIKTAVATLRQRYLDNSRTTIVAPVSGYVAKRAVQLGMRVTSGTTLLAIVPLNEVWVDANFKESQLKAMRLGQKVTLNADLYGDDVEYHGTIESLGIGTGSAFSLLPAQNASGNWIKIVQRLPVRITLDPHDMQKHPLRIGLSMNARVDIRNTDGHLLPQQTVSAPRFKTDVYQDSLEAADKLVAQILHDNSNAVASRAH
- a CDS encoding isochorismatase family protein; the encoded protein is MPAQRVLMVIDMQNGVFETPRINRESCTTRINQLINAADIVIFIQHTEPGLEQGSAAFDLLPELLRPADALYVSKTACDAFYRTELEDVLKRHQIREFVVCGCATDYCVDATIKNGASRGYAITVAADAHTTANRPAALAEVLIAHHNDVWRNLTIPGNTLLVKPTQKILEEW
- a CDS encoding MarR family transcriptional regulator; the encoded protein is MSNNPGNIDNKFHLGLLIHLANQFKDQLISHYFSGMDITAAQFKVLINIYKGTTSPVVISKNLAMDAGAMSRMVDRMVKRELILRKPNPQDKRQVILALTEKGQVICDHFQNEALASIISSLTERLTQEESQQLVALITKMLPDELTAPHK
- the sbmA gene encoding peptide antibiotic transporter SbmA, with the protein product MFKSFFPRPTAFFLSAFIWAMIAVIFWQAGGGNWLEHLVGATGEFPISAARFWSLKSLVFYAFYGFCVAIFASFWFIYSPHRWQNWSILGSALIIFVTWFLVEVGVAINAWYAPFFDLIQTALSSPHKVTIHQFYRETAVFLGIALIAVVVSVLNSFFISHYVFRWRNAMNDYYMENWQMLRHIEGAAQRVQEDTMRFAQTLEDMGVTLLQSVMTLIAFLPILVALSPHVKELPIVGQIPYGLVIAAIIWSLMGTGLLAAVGIKLPGLQFNNQKVEAAYRKELVYGEDDAARATPLTVKQLFDAVRRNYFRLYFHYTYFNIARVLYLQIDNIFGLFLLFPSIAAGVITLGLMNQITNAFSQVRGSFQYLISSWTTLVELMSIYKRLRSFERTLQDIPVEAAGESA
- a CDS encoding DUF1615 domain-containing protein, which produces MTTVTFNRQHGFFALSLAAVFVLAGCTTKTTTTAPEKAKAVDVETVVKQKIPASVKDRNSWAKDLATTFKSQNIAPSEENICSVLAVAQQESNLVADPAVPNLNKIAWKEIDRRAEKMHIPVFLVHTALLIKSPNGKSYSERLNNVKTEGQLSAIFDDFIDMVPMGQKLFGNLNPVHTGGPMQVSIAFAEQHTDGYPWKMEGTVRQEVFTRRGGLWFGTYHLLNYPANYTQPLYRFADFNAGWYASRNAAFQNAVSKATGVKLALDGDLVLYDTDKAGSTELAVRKLADKLDMSDSQIHRALQKGDSIDFEKTDLYQQVYALAEKKSGKKLPREMLPGITLESPKITRNLTTAWFAKRVDERRAACMKR